A genomic region of Arachis hypogaea cultivar Tifrunner chromosome 5, arahy.Tifrunner.gnm2.J5K5, whole genome shotgun sequence contains the following coding sequences:
- the LOC112802681 gene encoding allene oxide cyclase, chloroplastic isoform X1, with amino-acid sequence MASIGSLKIIAAHGSQHASYQTQKQVGSSFFQHFPANKSLKFSSPTQVPIPRNFKNTTIKAFFFNKPKQPQESPKPAAKVQELFVYEINERDRGSPAYLRLSQKSVNHLGDLVPFSNKLYSGNLQKRLGITAGLCILIQHVPQEKGDRYEAIYSFYFGDYGHISVQGAYLTYQDTWLAVTGGSGLFEGVSGQVKLQQLVFPFKLFYTFYLKGIPDLPVELLGKVVEPSPNVEPSPAAKAAEPHASLRNFTN; translated from the exons ATGGCATCCATAGGTTCTCTGAAAATAATCGCTGCTCATGGATCTCAGCATGCTAGTTATCAAACCCAAAAGCAGGTAGGTTCCAGTTTCTTTCAGCACTTTCCAGccaataaaagtttaaaattctCAAGTCCCACTCAAGTACCTATACCGAGAAATTTCAAGAACACTACTATCAAAGCATTTTTCTTCAACAAGCCCAAGCAGCCACAAGAATCTCCAAAACCAG CAGCCAAAGTTCAAGAACTGTTTGTGTACGAGATCAACGAGCGTGACCGTGGCAGCCCGGCATACCTAAGGCTAAGCCAAAAGTCGGTAAACCACCTTGGTGACTTAGTGCCATTCAGCAACAAACTCTACTCCGGGAACTTACAAAAACGGTTAGGAATAACCGCCGGACTATGCATCCTCATCCAACACGTGCCTCAAGAGAAGGGTGATCGCTACGAGGCCATTTACAGCTTCTACTTTGGCGACTACGGCCACATATCAGTTCAAGGTGCGTACCTCACCTACCAGGACACGTGGCTCGCTGTGACTGGTGGATCTGGACTATTCGAAGGGGTTTCTGGACAGGTGAAGCTTCAGCAACTTGTGTTCCCTTTCAAGCTCTTCTACACTTTCTACTTGAAGGGTATCCCCGATTTGCCGGTTGAGCTTCTTGGAAAGGTGGTTGAGCCTTCGCCTAATGTTGAACCGTCTCCTGCTGCTAAGGCTGCTGAGCCTCATGCCTCTTTACGTAATTTCACCAACTGA
- the LOC112802681 gene encoding allene oxide cyclase, chloroplastic isoform X2 encodes MASIGSLKIIAAHGSQHASYQTQKQVGSSFFQHFPANKSLKFSSPTQVPIPRNFKNTTIKAFFFNKPKQPQESPKPAKVQELFVYEINERDRGSPAYLRLSQKSVNHLGDLVPFSNKLYSGNLQKRLGITAGLCILIQHVPQEKGDRYEAIYSFYFGDYGHISVQGAYLTYQDTWLAVTGGSGLFEGVSGQVKLQQLVFPFKLFYTFYLKGIPDLPVELLGKVVEPSPNVEPSPAAKAAEPHASLRNFTN; translated from the exons ATGGCATCCATAGGTTCTCTGAAAATAATCGCTGCTCATGGATCTCAGCATGCTAGTTATCAAACCCAAAAGCAGGTAGGTTCCAGTTTCTTTCAGCACTTTCCAGccaataaaagtttaaaattctCAAGTCCCACTCAAGTACCTATACCGAGAAATTTCAAGAACACTACTATCAAAGCATTTTTCTTCAACAAGCCCAAGCAGCCACAAGAATCTCCAAAACCAG CCAAAGTTCAAGAACTGTTTGTGTACGAGATCAACGAGCGTGACCGTGGCAGCCCGGCATACCTAAGGCTAAGCCAAAAGTCGGTAAACCACCTTGGTGACTTAGTGCCATTCAGCAACAAACTCTACTCCGGGAACTTACAAAAACGGTTAGGAATAACCGCCGGACTATGCATCCTCATCCAACACGTGCCTCAAGAGAAGGGTGATCGCTACGAGGCCATTTACAGCTTCTACTTTGGCGACTACGGCCACATATCAGTTCAAGGTGCGTACCTCACCTACCAGGACACGTGGCTCGCTGTGACTGGTGGATCTGGACTATTCGAAGGGGTTTCTGGACAGGTGAAGCTTCAGCAACTTGTGTTCCCTTTCAAGCTCTTCTACACTTTCTACTTGAAGGGTATCCCCGATTTGCCGGTTGAGCTTCTTGGAAAGGTGGTTGAGCCTTCGCCTAATGTTGAACCGTCTCCTGCTGCTAAGGCTGCTGAGCCTCATGCCTCTTTACGTAATTTCACCAACTGA